The following proteins are co-located in the Candidatus Nitrotoga sp. AM1P genome:
- the smpB gene encoding SsrA-binding protein SmpB: protein MSIVQNKKAYHDYFIEDRYEAGIMLEGWEVKAIRAGRANLKEAYITVKDGALYLFGSHISPLTTASTHIYPDPVRTRKLLLHAAEINKLISKVQRAGYTLMPLNMHFKGSLVKLDIGLAKGKKQHDKRDTERERDATREAQQAMKKSRN from the coding sequence ATGAGCATAGTCCAAAATAAAAAAGCATACCACGACTACTTCATCGAAGACCGCTATGAGGCTGGTATCATGCTGGAAGGCTGGGAAGTCAAGGCAATCCGCGCCGGACGCGCCAATCTCAAGGAAGCCTATATTACGGTGAAAGATGGCGCCCTGTATCTGTTCGGCTCCCATATCAGCCCATTAACTACCGCTTCCACGCATATATATCCTGACCCGGTTCGCACGCGCAAACTACTGTTGCATGCAGCTGAGATCAACAAGTTGATCAGCAAAGTGCAGCGCGCTGGATACACGCTTATGCCATTGAACATGCACTTTAAAGGCAGTCTCGTCAAACTGGATATCGGTCTTGCAAAAGGGAAAAAGCAACACGACAAACGTGACACCGAGCGTGAACGCGATGCCACACGCGAAGCTCAACAAGCAATGAAAAAATCGCGCAATTAA
- a CDS encoding type II toxin-antitoxin system RatA family toxin has protein sequence MALVEKSVLVPYSAKQMFVLVDNVADYPRFLPWCGGASVISVDGDTVHATVHINYHHIKQSFTTENVRQFPHQIDITLKDGPFKHLDGDWHFIPLSESACKIEFKLHYEFSNKLLEKVFGPIFHFIANSFVDAFVHRAEKIYTGNERPD, from the coding sequence ATGGCCTTAGTTGAGAAATCAGTACTGGTTCCCTACAGCGCGAAGCAGATGTTCGTTCTGGTGGATAATGTGGCGGATTATCCGCGGTTTTTGCCGTGGTGTGGTGGAGCCAGTGTCATCTCGGTGGATGGAGATACTGTACATGCGACAGTACACATCAATTATCACCATATTAAACAGAGTTTTACCACTGAGAATGTGCGTCAGTTTCCCCATCAAATTGATATCACTCTGAAAGATGGACCGTTTAAGCACCTTGATGGTGATTGGCATTTTATACCTCTTTCCGAATCTGCCTGTAAAATTGAATTTAAGTTGCATTACGAATTTTCCAACAAGTTACTGGAAAAAGTGTTTGGCCCCATTTTTCATTTTATTGCCAATAGTTTTGTGGATGCCTTTGTTCATCGTGCAGAAAAGATTTATACAGGAAATGAAAGACCAGATTAG